The Neisseria macacae ATCC 33926 genome contains the following window.
GGTCGCGGGCAAGCATGGGAATGATCCATTTGAATTTCCACTGGCAATCGATTAAATCGTCGAAGCCTTCGGGAAAGCCGTCGTCTTCAGGATGCTGCTCGTAGCTTTCGTCACAGCGGTCCAAGTGATGGTCGATCAGCCAGTTTAGGCAGTGCAGCTTGAAACCGGGAGAAAAAGAGCGGTTATTGAGCGGGTCTCCGACAACAAAATCGCATACCGCCCGCGTTGTTTCGGGGTTGTTTTTGAGGCTTTGGTTGAATAAATCGATGGCTTTGCTTTGGCGTTTACGGTAGTCGGATTCGGAAATGATATCCGAAAGGGTCAACCGGTTTTGGCTCATGGTGTTTCCTTGTAGGATGCTGCGCATTGGGCAGGATTACGCGAGTAAGGTTTGTCCTTCGGCGTTGCGTTCTGAATTGAATACGCGGTTGCCTTCGATTTTCAGACGACCTGCAACGAAATCGGCAACGGCTTGCGGGAAAAGGCGGTGTTCGACGGTCAGGACGCGTGCGGCAATGTCGTCGGGCGTGTCGCCGTCGAGGATCGGGACGATGCCTTGAGAGATAATCGGACCGCAGTCCAGCTCGGGGGTTACGAAGTGGATAGTGCAGCCTGCGACGCGGCAGCCGGCTTCAAGGGCGCGTTCGTGGGTGTGCAGGCCGGTGAAGGCGGGGAGGATGGATGGGTGGATGTTGATCAGGCGGTTTGAGTAATGGGCGCAGAATTCGGGCGTGAGGATGCGCATAAAGCCTGCGAGGACGACCAAATCAGGTTGATAGGCATCGATTTTCTCCATCATGGCTTGGTCGAAAGCGAGGCGGCTGGGGAAGTCTTTGTGGTTGAGGCTGTCGGTGGCGATGCCGCGTTCGGCTGCCCAAGCCAGTCCGGCGGCGGTTGCGCTGTTGCTGAGGACGGAGGTGATGCGGGCGTTTGGAATGGCGGCATTGACGATGGCCTGCATATTGCTGCCGCGGCCGGAGATGAGGATAACGATGTTTTTCATGGCGTTGGTTGTAGGAGGTTGGTAGGTTTTATTGTATAGCAAAACAAAATCGCAATGTTATGGCGCAGGTTTATTGGGGGTCTGATGGGATAGGAGGTCGTCTGAAACGGGGTAAACCATGTTTTGCGAATATATAGAACAGAAATGCCCGAAACGGATTCGGTTCGGGCATCGGGTTAAAGCGCAGGCTTATTGGACTTTTTGAATGTCAACTTGACCGGGAGCGGGTTGGAAATCTTCGGGTTTGCCGATTTTAACCAGCTTCACGTCGAATACCAAAGTGGAATTCGGACCGATTTTCCCGCCCGGCATGACTTGGTCGCGGTAGGCGAGTTTGGATGGGATGTAGAAGGTGGCTTCGCTGCCTTCTTTCAAGAGTTGGATGCCTTCGGCCCAGCCGGGGATAACTTGGCTGACGGGGAAGGTAACAGGACCGCCGTTGGCTTTGCTGCTGTCGAAGACGGTACCGTCAATCAGGCGGCCTTCGTATTCGACAACGACGATGTCGTCTTTTTTAGGCTGTTTGCCGTCACCTTCTTTGGTGATTTTGTATTGCAGGCCGGAAGCAGTGGTTTTCACACCTTCTTTAGTGGCGTTTTCTTTGAGGAACGCTTCGCCTTTTTCCAGGTTGGCTTTGGCGTCAGCCTGAAGTTTTTCCGCCGCTTTGACTTGTTGTTCTTTCAGGAATTTCATCATGACTTCTTGTGCTTGGACTTCAGTCATTTTGCTTTCTTTGCCGTCATAAGAGGCTTGTAAGGCTTCGATGAAGACTTTCATGTCGATTTCCGCGCCCTGATCTTTCATTTGTTTCAGGGAGCTGCCGATGTCCATACCCATTGCGTAGCTGGCTTGTTGGACCGGTGTGCCGATAGAGGATGCGTCTTTTGCGGCAGATGCGCCGGAAGCTGCGGATGCCGATGCGGGCGCAGAGGCTGAAGCAGGTGTATTGGCGTCTTTTTTGTCGCAGGCGGTCAGTGCCAATGCGGCGGCGATTGCCAATGCGCTGAATTTGAAAGTTTTGTTCATGATGTTTTCGTCTTTTAAAAGGGGTCAGTAAAAGAAAGTCGGGATTATAGCCCAGTTTGAATCAAAAGGAATCAAGGCTGTTTAAATTTTCGGCTTATCGTGTAAAGCCGTTTTCAGACGACCTTCGATTTTAGGCTTTACCTGTCATATCGTGGTGTTCGATGGTAAAGCCGCTTTTTCTGTATGCGCTGAAACGTTCGCGGGCGTCGGCGAGCTCTTCCAAGCTGCTGCCTACAATTTCAAGCACGCGGGCGGGGATGACGGTGGCTTCGTTCCAAAAGTCGGGCGAGAGATTGAGGACGGTGGCGTTTTCAGGGACGGTGGGTAAAGTATCGCCGAACGCGAGCCATACGGGTGTTTCAGACGACATGGGTTGGCCGGGTTGCCAAATTTCATGCGGAATGAAGCTTTCGGGAATTTGCTGCCAAAGGTCGCGGTCGAGGCGGCGGATGGTTTCATCGGAATCCGACCAGACCAATATCTGCCCGCCATCGCGTATGGCGCGCGCAATCAGGCGGCAGGCGAAGGCGGCGGGGTCGGCGGCGTGGGTGTAGAAAGTGGCTTTGGGCATGATGCACGGGCAGGGGAGGAAATGGGGGATTATAGTAAAAACGTTGTGAAAGGGCTATGGTAGGGCTGCCTTACCGGCTTGGTTATCAAACGTATTGATCAGCCGCCTCCTGCCTGCGTCAGAATATTCAGGCATCCGGACGCTTGTCAGGATGCCTTGTCAAAGAGTATCGGGTTTTCAGACGACCTTTGGGGATGGTTGTTTGTATAGTGGATTAACTTTAAACCAGTACGGCGTTGCCTCGCCTTAGCTCAAAGAGAACGATTCTCTAAGGTGCTGAAGCACCAAGTGAATCGGTTCCGTACTATCTGTACTGTCTGCGGCTTCGTCGCCTTGTCCTGATTTAAATTTAATTCACTATAACACGATGGAAAATTTACTGAACAGGAAGCCTGAAATGTCCGGTAATGGTATAGCGGTAGAGGATGTCGTCTTCGCGGGTTCCCAAACCGATATTGTGGATAATCAAGGGTCTGTCTCCGATTTTGCGGTCGGAGACGATGCCGATGTGGGGGCGGTTGCCTTTAAGCTCCCAAGTCACAATATCGCCTGCCTGATAATTCGTATCCTGTACCGCCCAGCCTTGGCGTGTGAAATAAGTCATGAGGTTGGGTACCCGGCGGTGGTCGATGTTGGCATCGGGTTGTTTCAAGCCCCAACGGTTGGGATAGGCGGAGAAGTTCCGGCTCATGTCTTGATGGACAAGTTCTTGCAAATCCATATTTTGGTCGCGCAGGGCGCGGATGATGACGTCGGTGCACACGCCTTTTTTCATCGGTACGTCACCCATCGGATATTTGAGTTTGGTGTAGGCAGAGTCATAACGCAGGGTCTTGCCGATTTGGTTGCGCGCAGATTGGACGATTTTCGGGGATGGTCGGTCGGGTTGGGTAATGGATTGTGAAGAGCCGGTACGGATAAGTGGGATGGTCGGACCGTAAGGGCTGTGATAAAACCAAAAAGCCGCAGCCGTAATCAAGGCAATGGCAACCGCAATGCTGGCAAGAACGAGATTGAGGGAGGTTTTGCGTTTCATGATTTGCGCACGGATTTAATGTAAATGTTATATTCGTTATTTATCAGATTTCGGGGTGGGGTGGCAATCAAAAGAGGAGTAACGGTCTTTATTAGGTATATTCGGACGGGTAATCAATACGTTTTTGAGGGGAAAATGGCATTTTGTTAACGCTAAATCTCCTGTTTAGTCAAAATGATACTTTGGTTTTGCATACCTTTTCCAAGTACGGCATTTTAGAATCCGCCTCTTTTTGAGAAAATACCGCAGCATTAGCAGTAATGCGGTATAAGTCTTACAGCCTGATTGTGAATTCGCTCGAAAATTTTAGGGCAAACCGATAATTTGAATTCCAACCGGTTTCGATATAAAGCGCAGCATGCAAAGTAAACTTCAATATTCCGATATTGTTTAATTTTGTTGTTCTTTTATATCAATCAAAAACATAAACCCACCATACCCAAAAAAGGAATCTCCCCGGTGAAACGAATCTTCTTGTTTCTCGCAACCAATATTGCCGTTTTGGTCGTCATCCGCGTTGTTTTGGCCGTACTTGGCATACACAGTACGGATCAGGTCGGCAGCCTGCTGGTGTACTCGGCCGTCGTCGGCTTTGCCGGTTCGATCATTTCATTATTGATGTCCAAATCCATCGCGAAAAACTCAGTCGGTGCGGAAGTCATCGTACAGCCGCGCAATCAAGTGGAAGCGTGGTTGTTGGCGACTGTGGAAGCACAGGCGAGGCAGTGGAGCCTGAAAACGCCGGAAGTGGCGATCTACCATTCCCCCGAACCCAATGCTTTCGCAACCGGTGCCACGCGCAACAGTTCGCTGATTGCGGTGAGTACGGGTTTGCTCGAGCGCATGACGCGGGACGAAGTCGAAGCCGTTTTGGCGCACGAAATGGCACACGTCGGCAACGGCGACATGGTTACGCTGACCTTGATACAGGGCGTGGTCAATACGTTTGTGGTTTTCCTTGCCCGCATCGTTTCCGGCATGATTGCACGCAACAACGACGGTAGCACTTCGCAAGGCACATATTTTTTAGTCAGCATGGTATTGCAGGTCGTGTTCGGCTTTTTGGCAAGCATCATCGTGATGTGGTTCAGCCGTCAGCGCGAATACCGTGCGGATGCGGGAGCCGCCAAACTGGTCGGCGCGCCCAAAATGATTGCCGCGCTGCAACGCTTGAAAGGCAACCCGAGCGATTTGCCGCAGCAAATGAATGCGATGGGTATCGCCAGCGATGCCAAAGATTCTTTGCTCAGCACCCACCCCTCTTTGGAAAACCGGATTGCCCGCCTGAAAGCTTTATAATCAGGGCAGGGATTCACATAATGGAAAGATGATTGAAGGTCGTCTGAAAATGTGAATCGCCCAACCAACTTCGGATATTCTTGAAAACCTGTTCATTTGATTTGTATCAGCCGGATTCTGTCATATTGCAGAATCCGGCTGTTTTCATTTCAAGCTGTATTTTGGGACAGTCCCTCAAATGAACCTGAAAGCAATACGGCGTTTCCTTGTTTGCGATTTTGTCTTGCCCTCCTGATTGTTGACGATTTCACTTATAATACCTTCCCTCATTTTCCATCTTCACACTCTATTTAAATTTCTCACCAAAATGACACACCCAAATTCCCCGCAATCCGAATTTTTACGCGGCATCAAAGAATGTTCGCCCATGCTTATCGGGCTTTTGCCGTGGGCGCTGATACTCGGCGTACAAGGCGGGCAGAAAGGGATGAGTTGGCTGGAAATGCTACTGATGACGGGCATGAACTTTGCCGGCGGCTCGGAATTTGCTGCGGTCAACTTGTGGGCAAATCCGTTGCCGATACTGATCATCGCCACCGTTACCTTCATGATTAATTCGCGCCATATTCTGATGGGGGCGGCAATCGCGCCTTATATGCGGGATATGCCGCGGAAAAAAGCCATGCCCGCGCTGTTTTTTATGTGTGACGAAAGTTGGGCGCTGGCGTTTGCGGAAATCCAAAAGCGCAAGGCGATGGGGCTACCGGCGTTCAATATGCCTTATTACGCGGGCGTGTGCTTTATCCTTTATACCACTTGGATCGGCTTTGCGGCGTTTGGCGCGGCGGTCGGGCCGATGTTCGGCGATGTCGCGGCATGGGGTTTCGGCATGGCGTTTCCTGCTGTATTTTTGGTGCTGCTGCGTGGTATGTGGAAAAGCTTTAAGGCGGCACGCCCTTGGTTTGTCAGCCTGATTGTGGCGTGCGGGACTTATTTGTCGGTGGACGGGCATTGGTATGTGCCGCTGGGCGCGATTTCCGGCCTGCTTGCCGCCTATCTTTGGGGAGAGAGGGAATGAAGGATTTGCTGTCTTGGCAGTCGTTCCTGCTGTTTGCCAGTATGCTGGCGGTAACGTATTCCACCCGCCTTATCGGTTTTTTCGCCTTGCGCAACCGTACCTTAAGCCGCCGCGCACAAATCGTGATGGAAGCCGCGCCGGGTTGCGTGTTGATTTCCGTCATCGCGCCTTATTTCGTTTCCAACAAGCCGCACGAGTTGATTGCCATTGCGCTGACCGTGTTTGCCGCAAGCAGGTTTTCCATGTTGGTTACCGTGTTGATTGGCGTGGGCAGTTCGGGGTTGTTGGGGTATTTGATGCGCTAGGCGGCTGCGTTTGAGTGAAACCGGTTACACCTGCTTTCAGACGACCTTATCTTGTTATAATGTCGTCTGAAATTTTTTATAAAGCAAAATCATGGCAAACCAAAGACTCATCTACGGCTTTCACGCCGTCAACGCCCGCCTGTGGCAAAACCCGAAATCGATTACCGAACTCTACGTCCAAGAAGGCAAAAACGATGCCCGCACGCGCGACGTGTTGGAGAAAGCGGCAAACGAAAACGTGCGCGTACACTTCGCCGACGCCGACCGCCTCAACGCCATCAGCAAAGGCGCGCGGCATCAGGGCGTAGTCGGGTTTATCGACGCTTCCAAAAACCACGTCCACCTCGAAGACGTATTGGAAAACCTGAGCGAACCGCCGCTATTGCTGATACTCGACGGCATCACCGACCCGCACAACCTCGGCGCGTGCCTGCGAACAGCCGACGCAATGGGCGTACACGCCATCATCGCGCCGAAAGACAAAAGCGCGGGGCTGAACGCCACCGTCAGCAA
Protein-coding sequences here:
- the purN gene encoding phosphoribosylglycinamide formyltransferase, with the translated sequence MKNIVILISGRGSNMQAIVNAAIPNARITSVLSNSATAAGLAWAAERGIATDSLNHKDFPSRLAFDQAMMEKIDAYQPDLVVLAGFMRILTPEFCAHYSNRLINIHPSILPAFTGLHTHERALEAGCRVAGCTIHFVTPELDCGPIISQGIVPILDGDTPDDIAARVLTVEHRLFPQAVADFVAGRLKIEGNRVFNSERNAEGQTLLA
- a CDS encoding FKBP-type peptidyl-prolyl cis-trans isomerase, with product MNKTFKFSALAIAAALALTACDKKDANTPASASAPASASAASGASAAKDASSIGTPVQQASYAMGMDIGSSLKQMKDQGAEIDMKVFIEALQASYDGKESKMTEVQAQEVMMKFLKEQQVKAAEKLQADAKANLEKGEAFLKENATKEGVKTTASGLQYKITKEGDGKQPKKDDIVVVEYEGRLIDGTVFDSSKANGGPVTFPVSQVIPGWAEGIQLLKEGSEATFYIPSKLAYRDQVMPGGKIGPNSTLVFDVKLVKIGKPEDFQPAPGQVDIQKVQ
- a CDS encoding DNA polymerase III subunit chi; the protein is MPKATFYTHAADPAAFACRLIARAIRDGGQILVWSDSDETIRRLDRDLWQQIPESFIPHEIWQPGQPMSSETPVWLAFGDTLPTVPENATVLNLSPDFWNEATVIPARVLEIVGSSLEELADARERFSAYRKSGFTIEHHDMTGKA
- a CDS encoding DUF1287 domain-containing protein, with protein sequence MKRKTSLNLVLASIAVAIALITAAAFWFYHSPYGPTIPLIRTGSSQSITQPDRPSPKIVQSARNQIGKTLRYDSAYTKLKYPMGDVPMKKGVCTDVIIRALRDQNMDLQELVHQDMSRNFSAYPNRWGLKQPDANIDHRRVPNLMTYFTRQGWAVQDTNYQAGDIVTWELKGNRPHIGIVSDRKIGDRPLIIHNIGLGTREDDILYRYTITGHFRLPVQ
- the htpX gene encoding protease HtpX, whose protein sequence is MKRIFLFLATNIAVLVVIRVVLAVLGIHSTDQVGSLLVYSAVVGFAGSIISLLMSKSIAKNSVGAEVIVQPRNQVEAWLLATVEAQARQWSLKTPEVAIYHSPEPNAFATGATRNSSLIAVSTGLLERMTRDEVEAVLAHEMAHVGNGDMVTLTLIQGVVNTFVVFLARIVSGMIARNNDGSTSQGTYFLVSMVLQVVFGFLASIIVMWFSRQREYRADAGAAKLVGAPKMIAALQRLKGNPSDLPQQMNAMGIASDAKDSLLSTHPSLENRIARLKAL
- a CDS encoding AzlC family ABC transporter permease; translated protein: MTHPNSPQSEFLRGIKECSPMLIGLLPWALILGVQGGQKGMSWLEMLLMTGMNFAGGSEFAAVNLWANPLPILIIATVTFMINSRHILMGAAIAPYMRDMPRKKAMPALFFMCDESWALAFAEIQKRKAMGLPAFNMPYYAGVCFILYTTWIGFAAFGAAVGPMFGDVAAWGFGMAFPAVFLVLLRGMWKSFKAARPWFVSLIVACGTYLSVDGHWYVPLGAISGLLAAYLWGERE
- a CDS encoding AzlD family protein yields the protein MKDLLSWQSFLLFASMLAVTYSTRLIGFFALRNRTLSRRAQIVMEAAPGCVLISVIAPYFVSNKPHELIAIALTVFAASRFSMLVTVLIGVGSSGLLGYLMR
- the rlmB gene encoding 23S rRNA (guanosine(2251)-2'-O)-methyltransferase RlmB, which encodes MANQRLIYGFHAVNARLWQNPKSITELYVQEGKNDARTRDVLEKAANENVRVHFADADRLNAISKGARHQGVVGFIDASKNHVHLEDVLENLSEPPLLLILDGITDPHNLGACLRTADAMGVHAIIAPKDKSAGLNATVSKVACGAAETVPYITVTNLARTLRELKEYGIWIIGTDMGGDSDLYHCDLPDSAAWVMGNEGEGMRRLTREHCDMLVSIPMFGTVESMNVSVSAGMVLSETRRQRVLKAEK